One genomic window of Salvia miltiorrhiza cultivar Shanhuang (shh) chromosome 4, IMPLAD_Smil_shh, whole genome shotgun sequence includes the following:
- the LOC131022069 gene encoding fasciclin-like arabinogalactan protein 10, giving the protein MAASLLSLAVIALLSAAAAATNITEILSAFPEYSEFNALLTKTKLADEINSREPVTVCALPNGALSAVTGKYPLAVVKNVLALHVLLDYFDGPKLHKISDGSVLSTTLYQTTGNAAAQLGFVNITDVKGGKVAFGSGVPGSPLDSTFTKSVKQFPYNLSVIELSKAIAPSAVLAAPAPSANLTALLDKAGCKTFASLIVSTGVAKVFASAADKGLTIFAPNDEAFKAADAPDLSKLTNAEVVSLLQYHALAAYSPVGSLKQAKGRIATLATNGAGKYDLGVKTAGDSVTLDTGVDSSRIASTVLDATPLCIFTVDSLLLPVELFGKAPSPAPGPAPETSPSPSPAEAPTPASSPEPAAAPSPFKSPPAPPTNSPDGAPSEGPTADSQSSTTDNSGSSLVAPAAAWVKMLLAVATVLMLMS; this is encoded by the coding sequence ATCGCCCtcctctccgccgccgccgccgccaccaacATCACCGAGATCCTCTCCGCCTTCCCCGAGTACAGCGAGTTCAACGCCCTCCTCACCAAGACCAAGCTCGCCGACGAGATCAACAGCCGCGAGCCCGTCACCGTCTGCGCCCTCCCCAACGGCGCCCTCTCCGCCGTCACCGGCAAATACCCCCTCGCCGTCGTCAAGAACGTCCTCGCCCTCCACGTCCTCCTCGACTACTTCGACGGCCCCAAGCTCCACAAAATCTCCGACGGCTCCGTCCTCTCCACCACCCTCTACCAGACCACCGGCAACGCCGCCGCCCAGCTCGGCTTCGTCAACATCACCGACGTCAAGGGCGGCAAGGTCGCCTTCGGATCCGGCGTCCCCGGCTCCCCCCTCGACTCCACCTTCACCAAATCCGTCAAGCAGTTCCCCTACAACCTCTCCGTCATCGAGCTCAGCAAGGCCATCGCCCCCTCCGCCGTCCTCGCCGCCCCCGCCCCCTCCGCCAACCTCACCGCGCTCCTCGACAAGGCCGGCTGCAAGACCTTCGCCTCCCTCATCGTCTCCACCGGCGTCGCCAAGGTGTTCGCCTCCGCCGCCGACAAGGGTTTAACCATCTTCGCCCCCAACGACGAGGCGTTCAAGGCCGCCGACGCGCCGGATCTGAGCAAGCTCACCAACGCCGAGGTCGTCTCGCTCCTACAGTATCACGCCCTCGCCGCCTACTCCCCCGTCGGATCTCTCAAACAGGCGAAAGGAAGGATAGCCACGCTCGCCACCAACGGCGCCGGGAAATACGACCTCGGCGTGAAAACCGCCGGCGATTCCGTCACCCTCGACACCGGGGTCGACTCGTCGAGGATCGCCTCCACCGTGCTCGACGCCACGCCCCTCTGCATTTTCACCGTCGACAGTTTACTCCTCCCCGTCGAGCTCTTCGGGAAGGCACCGTCGCCGGCGCCGGGGCCAGCTCCGGAGACTTCGCCGTCGCCGTCTCCGGCGGAGGCCCCCACCCCGGCGTCCTCTCCGGAGCCCGCCGCCGCGCCTTCTCCGTTCAAGTCTCCTCCGGCGCCGCCGACGAACTCGCCTGACGGAGCTCCGTCGGAAGGTCCCACGGCGGACTCGCAGAGCAGCACCACCGACAATTCCGGCAGCTCCTTGGTAGCTCCGGCGGCGGCGTGGGTGAAGATGCTGCTCGCAGTGGCTACCGTTTTGATGTTGATGTCCTAA